CCGGCGAGCTGGGCCTCGCCGCGGATCGAGTTGCCGTAGTCGAAGACCTCGGCGCCGGCGTCCATGAAGCCGACCATGGCCTCGACGTGCCGGGCCATCGACTCCCGGGCGCGCTGGGTGAACCCGGCGGGGTCCTTCGCCGCGGCGTCCGCCATGTCCTCGAAGGCGAGGCCGGTCGGCAGATACGCCAGCGGGTCGTGGGCGGAGGTCTGGTCGGTGACGATGTCGATGGGGGCGCCCATGGCGAGCAGCTGCGGTACCAGGTCCGCCGCGTTGCCGAGGACGCCGATGGACAGCGGCTTGCGCTGGTCACGGGCTTCGACCGCCAGCTGGAGCGCGTGCTCGAGGCTGTCGGCCCGCACGTCCAGGTACCGGTGTTCGATCCGGCGCTCGATCGCCCGCGGGTCGCAGTCGATGCAGATCGCGACGCCGTCGTTCATGGTGACGGCGAGCGGCTGGGCGCCGCCCATGCCGCCGAGGCCGGCGGTGAGGGTGATCGTCCCGGCGAGGGTGCCGTCGAACTTCTTCGCGGCGACGGCGGAGAAGGTCTCGTAGGTGCCCTGGAGGATGCCCTGGGTGCCGATGTAGATCCAGGAGCCGGCGGTCATCTGGCCGTACATGGTCAGGCCGAGGGCCTCCAGGCGGCGGAACTCCTCCCAGTTCGCCCAGTCGCCGACGAGGTTGGAGTTGGCGATCAGTACGCGCGGCGCCCACTCGTGGGTCTGCATGACGCCGACGGGCCGGCCGGACTGGACCAGCATCGTCTCGTCCTGCTTGAGGGTGCGCAGGGTGCGGACCATCGCGTCGTAGGAGCGCCAGTCACGGGCCGCCTTGCCGGTGCCGCCGTAGACGACGAGCTTGTCGGGGTGCTCGGCGACCTCGGGGTCGAGGTTGTTCTGCAGCATCCGCAGGGCGGCTTCCTGCTGCCATCCCAGGGCGCTCAGTTCCGTACCGCGTGACGCTCGGACGGGGCGGGGTCCTGACATGGTCTGCCTCCTAGCGGACTGTTGCTGCTGTTATTCACATCCTGACTTTCTGAATAGACCTAGTCAATAGCACGGTCCTTCGGCACGGGGTCGAAACCGGTGTTTGGCTGGATGCATGGGCACGGACATCGACCTGACGGGGGACGGCGTGGACAACGGCGACGGGGAGCACCTGGCACGCGCGGTGCGGCGGGACCAGGCGGTGCGGGCCGCCGTGGAGCAGGGGCTGCTGGGGCCGGGCCACCCCATCGTGGGCCTTCTGGACGTGACCGGCATCCGGGAGTCGGCGGCCGAGCTGCGGGCGGCGTTCGACGCGGTCACCGCGCCCGGCACCCCGGTGCTGCACGCCTTCGCGGTGAAGGCGACCCCGCTGGTGCCGGTGCTGCGGCTGCTGCGGGAGGCGGGGATCGGCGCGGAGGTGGCCAGTCCGGGCGAGCTGGCGCTGGCGCGGGCGGCGGGGGTGCGTCCGGAGACGACCGTTCTGGACTCGCCCGCGAAGACGCCGGCCGAGCTGCGGGAGGCGCTGGCGCTGGGGATCGCCGTCAACGCCGACAATCCGCAGGAGCTGGACCGTATCGACGCGCTCATGCGGTCCGCCACGAGCCGTTCCCCTCTCGGGATCCGGGTCAACCCGCAGGTCGGCGGGGGTTCGATCGGGGCGACGTCCACGGCCACGGCGACCTCGAAGTTCGGGGTGGCGCTCCGGGACGAGGGCGCCCGGGAGTGGATCGTGCGCGCCTACGCCGACCGCCCCTGGCTCACCCGGCTGCACGCGCACACCGGCTCCCAGGGCATCCCGCTCTCACTGATGGCGCGGGGGGCCGCGGAGACGTACACGCTCGCCGAGGAGATCAACCGGAGCATCGGGCGGCGGCAGATCGACACGGTCGACATCGGTGGCGGGTTGCCGGTGAACTTCGCCTCGGACGCGACGGCGCCGACGTACGCGCAGTACGCGCGGCTGCTGAGCGAGACGGTGCCGGGGCTGTTCGACGGGCGGTACGGGCTGGTCACCGAGTTCGGGCGGTCGCTGCTGGCCAAGCACGGGACGGTCGTGGCGCGGGTCGAGTACGCCAAGAGCGCGGGCGGACGGGCGGTCGCGGTGACGCACGCGGGGGTGCAGGTGGCGACGCGGACGGTGTACGTGCCGGGGTCGTGGCCGCTCAGGATCGCGGCGTACGACGCGAAGGGGCGGCCCAAGGAGGGGCCCGAGGTGGTGCAGGACGTCGCCGGACCGGCCTGCTTCGCCGGGGATCTGCTCGCCGAGGGGCGGCCCCTGCCGCTGCTGGAGCAGGGGGACTACGCGGCGGCACTGGACACGGGGGCGTACTACTTCGCGCACCACTACGCGTACAACTCCCTGGCCCGGCCGGGGATTTACGGCTTCGCCCCGAGTGACGGCCGTGGTGCCGGCGACGGCGGCGGGGTCGCTTTCGCGACCGTCCGTACGCCGCAGACCCTCGACGAGATCGTGGCCGAATCCGGAGGGGCGCACGCGGCCGGGCTCACCACCCTCTGAGCAACCGCGCGCCGTTGACGCACGCCGGTGGACATGTGGGTCAACTGTTCCGAAAACGAGCTCAGTCGACCCACCTTAGTCATCTGGCGCATGTTCCACTGGAAAATGCCAGAATCCTCACCCCCCGCGCACACCCTGCGTAGTTTCGGCGTCACTCAGCCGAACCCCATGCGGGAGGGGAACCGCGGTGCCCGGAATCGACGAGTGTCTGCTGGAAGCCATGCAACTACCCGGTGCCCGGGGCGTCGCGCTGGTCGACTGGACGAGCGGGCTGGCTCTGGGCACCGCCGGGGAGTCACCGGGCGGCGACCACGAGGCGGCCGCCGCGGAGGTGGCCGAGCTGGCCCGACTGGCCGCCGAACACCGGGCGTTCGCCCCGGACGACGACGTCACCGACCCACCGGTCGAGGACGTGATCATCAGCAACCGGGACAGCTACCACGTCCTGTGCTTCGTCCGGACGTCCTTCGACAGCAGCGTCTTCCTGCATCTGTGGCTGGCCCGCGTGGAGGGCAACCTCGCGCTGGCCCGGATCCGCCTCGGTGAGATGACCGGACGGCTGGTGCTCGGATGACGGCGGTCAGGACCCCACCGCCGCCCAGGCTGCCGGTGCGGGACAAGGCGGAGGCCCGCGACCGGGCCTGGGGCGGCGTCTCGCCGATGCTGACCCGGCTCGCCGCCGAGCGGGCCACCGGCGTCCTCGTCCGCGAGCGCGGCACCCTGCATCTGGCCGAGGGCCGGGTGGTGCACGCCGAGAGCCCGTCGGCGCCGGGCCTCGACGTGCTCCTCACGGCCCACGGCACGCTGGACGCCGACACCTGGAGCAAGGCGGTCGCCGAGGCCGACGGCGCTCCGGGCGCCGGCCTCCTGCTGGCCGGACGCGGCCTGCTCACCCGGGGCGCGCTGGAGCTGTGCCACCTGGAGGCGCTGTACGACGCCGCCTACTTCGCACTGGCGCCCAGCAGCAGCCCGGGCCGCTTCCGGTTCACGGGCGTCGGCCGCCTCGGTGCCGTGCGCCCGGTCACCGTGGCCGCCCTGGAGCACGAGACGCTGCGCCGCCGCGACCTGCTGCACCGCATCTGGCCCGACCCCACCACCGACGAGGCACCCCTGCTGCCCTCCGACGCCCTGGCCGCCCCCGGCCTCACGGCCCGCCAGCGTGCGGTGCTGCACCTGGTCGACGGTGTCCGCGGGGCCTCGGACATCGCCCACCGGCTGGGCCGCCCGGCGTTCCACACCCTGGTGGACGTACGGCGGCTGGCGGCGGCCGGAGTCGTCACCCGCGACCTGGCGGCCGCCCCCCGCAGACCCGGCCCCACGAGCCGCGGCACGCCGATACCCCTGGCCACCCGCGGCCCCCTGCCCCCCTCCGACGCGGCCATGCCCGAGGTCACCGATCCCGACATCACG
Above is a window of Streptomyces sp. NBC_00490 DNA encoding:
- the hutU gene encoding urocanate hydratase → MSGPRPVRASRGTELSALGWQQEAALRMLQNNLDPEVAEHPDKLVVYGGTGKAARDWRSYDAMVRTLRTLKQDETMLVQSGRPVGVMQTHEWAPRVLIANSNLVGDWANWEEFRRLEALGLTMYGQMTAGSWIYIGTQGILQGTYETFSAVAAKKFDGTLAGTITLTAGLGGMGGAQPLAVTMNDGVAICIDCDPRAIERRIEHRYLDVRADSLEHALQLAVEARDQRKPLSIGVLGNAADLVPQLLAMGAPIDIVTDQTSAHDPLAYLPTGLAFEDMADAAAKDPAGFTQRARESMARHVEAMVGFMDAGAEVFDYGNSIRGEAQLAGYERAFAFPGFVPAYIRPLFSEGKGPFRWAALSGEASDIAKTDKAILELFPENESLHRWIKMAGERVHFQGLPARICWLGYGERDKAGERFNDMVASGELAAPLAIGRDHLDSGSVASPYRETEAMLDGSDAIADWPLLNAMVNVASGASWVSIHHGGGVGMGRSIHAGQVSVADGTKLAGEKLRRVLTNDPGMGVIRHVDAGYDIAASVADERGVRVPMREGDDA
- a CDS encoding transcriptional regulator, encoding MTAVRTPPPPRLPVRDKAEARDRAWGGVSPMLTRLAAERATGVLVRERGTLHLAEGRVVHAESPSAPGLDVLLTAHGTLDADTWSKAVAEADGAPGAGLLLAGRGLLTRGALELCHLEALYDAAYFALAPSSSPGRFRFTGVGRLGAVRPVTVAALEHETLRRRDLLHRIWPDPTTDEAPLLPSDALAAPGLTARQRAVLHLVDGVRGASDIAHRLGRPAFHTLVDVRRLAAAGVVTRDLAAAPRRPGPTSRGTPIPLATRGPLPPSDAAMPEVTDPDITLLKRLRDALESL
- a CDS encoding diaminopimelate decarboxylase; the encoded protein is MGTDIDLTGDGVDNGDGEHLARAVRRDQAVRAAVEQGLLGPGHPIVGLLDVTGIRESAAELRAAFDAVTAPGTPVLHAFAVKATPLVPVLRLLREAGIGAEVASPGELALARAAGVRPETTVLDSPAKTPAELREALALGIAVNADNPQELDRIDALMRSATSRSPLGIRVNPQVGGGSIGATSTATATSKFGVALRDEGAREWIVRAYADRPWLTRLHAHTGSQGIPLSLMARGAAETYTLAEEINRSIGRRQIDTVDIGGGLPVNFASDATAPTYAQYARLLSETVPGLFDGRYGLVTEFGRSLLAKHGTVVARVEYAKSAGGRAVAVTHAGVQVATRTVYVPGSWPLRIAAYDAKGRPKEGPEVVQDVAGPACFAGDLLAEGRPLPLLEQGDYAAALDTGAYYFAHHYAYNSLARPGIYGFAPSDGRGAGDGGGVAFATVRTPQTLDEIVAESGGAHAAGLTTL